A single window of Lepeophtheirus salmonis chromosome 2, UVic_Lsal_1.4, whole genome shotgun sequence DNA harbors:
- the LOC121113857 gene encoding uncharacterized protein produces MNVHKASISRAVKEVGGRSLRMIVRPLLSQLQRDKRLERCKVMLNYIKHAPASRIIIFSDEKNFTVDPVFNRSSDRVVAFNDNRDMVEELRTITTVKHPASVMMFGAIASNGAKMDLIWFKTSFQLKSEAYLEILKDKVLP; encoded by the coding sequence ATGAATGTTCATAAGGCCTCCATTTCAAGGGCTGTAAAAGAAGTTGGTGGCCGATCTCTAAGGATGATTGTGAGGCCTTTATTGTCTCAACTTCAACGTGATAAGCGGCTAGAACGTTGCAAAGTCATGCTGAATTATATCAAGCATGCCCCGGCTAgtcgcatcatcattttttcagatgaaaagaatttcactGTTGATCCAGTGTTCAACAGGTCAAGTGACCGCGTGGTGGCCTTCAATGACAACAGGGACATGGTTGAGGAGCTTCGGACAATCACCACAGTCAAACATCCAGCATCTGTGATGATGTTTGGTGCCATTGCATCAAATGGGGCAAAAATGGATCTAATTTGGTTCAAAACTAGTTTCCAACTTAAATCAGAGGCCTACTTAGAGATTTTGAAGGACAAGGTCCTTCCATAG